The following coding sequences lie in one Arthrobacter sp. SLBN-122 genomic window:
- a CDS encoding SDR family NAD(P)-dependent oxidoreductase has product MVSLQLEGRTVVVTGAGQGQGAAEARLLAEAGARVIATDLAAEMPDWLGAETSASAGALVYRQLDVTDASGWSGLTSWIRSQGWQVDGLVNNAGITQRSRLLEASVADLQKVYEVNVAGSLLGIQSLAPLMGSGASIVNVGSVAGVTAHYPVAYTASKWALRGLSQVTAMELGPHGIRVNTVHPGFIETPMTAGAKPEFRQATLAETPLGRTGSVEEVAAVVLFLLSPLSSFVTGTEIPVDGGQASHGGAKSVSDALQ; this is encoded by the coding sequence GTGGTTTCGCTTCAGCTGGAGGGCCGGACGGTGGTGGTCACCGGCGCAGGCCAGGGCCAAGGTGCTGCGGAGGCGCGCCTGCTGGCGGAGGCCGGGGCGCGGGTGATCGCCACCGACCTGGCAGCGGAAATGCCAGACTGGCTGGGCGCGGAGACTTCGGCTTCGGCCGGCGCCCTGGTGTACCGGCAACTGGATGTCACCGATGCCTCCGGATGGTCCGGACTCACTTCATGGATCCGGTCCCAAGGCTGGCAGGTGGACGGGCTGGTCAACAACGCCGGCATTACCCAGCGAAGCCGGCTGCTGGAGGCGTCAGTTGCCGACCTCCAGAAGGTCTACGAGGTGAACGTTGCCGGCAGCCTGTTGGGAATCCAGTCGCTGGCGCCGTTGATGGGCAGCGGCGCGTCCATTGTTAATGTCGGCTCTGTTGCCGGCGTGACGGCGCATTATCCGGTGGCTTACACCGCGAGCAAGTGGGCGCTGCGTGGGTTGTCCCAGGTGACAGCCATGGAACTTGGCCCGCACGGGATCCGGGTCAACACTGTCCATCCGGGCTTCATCGAAACACCCATGACGGCCGGCGCCAAGCCGGAGTTCCGGCAGGCCACCCTGGCCGAAACCCCGCTGGGACGAACCGGAAGCGTGGAGGAGGTGGCCGCCGTCGTGCTTTTCCTGCTCAGCCCGCTCTCTTCCTTCGTAACGGGCACCGAGAT
- a CDS encoding fumarylacetoacetate hydrolase family protein produces the protein MVKIARWDHDGGTESGFVDGGNCYALPAGQSVQTLLDAGLDETLRVARETVRSAAAVPLADVRLLAPLVPATIRDFVAFEEHVEGVRKSIDGVAGVVPEWYEAPTFYFTNPHTVTGTGEVIGIPAGCTDLDFETEVAAVVGRVPGSDGRNLGAEEAHRHIFGYTVLNDWSARDLQRREMKVSLGPCKGKDFANTLGPWIVTADEFEDRHDAEGFLPISMAVEVNGEAIGQDLLSNMGWPFAELVAYASQDSVVRPGDVLGSGTCGSGCLAELWGRNGAQTPPPLKTGDVVKMTVEGIGTIENTVGTRRAAITRVPARTRPRNRIAAAAPSGI, from the coding sequence ATGGTCAAGATTGCCCGTTGGGATCACGACGGCGGGACGGAGTCCGGCTTTGTGGACGGCGGAAACTGCTACGCCCTGCCGGCAGGGCAGTCCGTCCAGACGCTGCTCGACGCGGGACTGGACGAAACCCTGCGCGTTGCCCGGGAAACAGTACGTTCCGCTGCCGCCGTTCCGCTGGCGGATGTGCGCCTGCTCGCCCCGCTGGTGCCCGCCACCATCCGCGATTTCGTGGCGTTCGAGGAACACGTCGAAGGCGTGCGGAAGAGCATCGACGGCGTGGCCGGCGTGGTGCCCGAATGGTACGAGGCGCCCACCTTCTACTTCACCAACCCGCATACGGTGACGGGCACCGGCGAGGTGATCGGTATTCCGGCGGGCTGCACGGACCTGGATTTTGAAACGGAAGTTGCCGCCGTCGTCGGACGCGTTCCGGGCAGCGACGGCCGGAACCTGGGCGCGGAGGAGGCCCACCGGCACATCTTCGGCTACACCGTGCTCAACGACTGGTCGGCGCGGGACCTGCAGCGCCGGGAAATGAAGGTCAGCCTGGGACCGTGCAAGGGCAAGGACTTTGCCAACACGCTGGGCCCCTGGATCGTCACGGCGGACGAGTTCGAGGACCGGCACGACGCCGAGGGATTCCTGCCGATCTCCATGGCTGTTGAAGTCAACGGGGAAGCGATCGGCCAGGACCTGCTCTCCAACATGGGCTGGCCGTTCGCAGAGCTGGTGGCTTATGCCTCGCAGGACTCGGTGGTGCGGCCCGGCGACGTGCTGGGCTCCGGCACCTGCGGCAGCGGCTGCCTGGCCGAACTCTGGGGACGCAACGGCGCGCAGACTCCCCCGCCGCTGAAAACCGGAGACGTGGTGAAGATGACGGTGGAAGGGATCGGAACCATCGAGAACACCGTGGGCACCCGGCGCGCGGCCATAACCCGGGTTCCGGCCCGGACCCGCCCGCGCAACCGGATCGCCGCTGCCGCTCCTTCCGGAATCTAG